A genomic region of Halobacteriovorax sp. DA5 contains the following coding sequences:
- a CDS encoding DNA translocase FtsK, with amino-acid sequence MKKNILKTQLVTLFILTLFSFVSFYFGNDLPDNYFTITSNNSGNILSYYFFSLVKFGSYFSGPWILIPFFVFALCHTFIYDRREYMVDILNFFPLLFFAGSISFFLFQDALGIGLQYIFKNSFTSLWLGIYSGVAFGLFLLGTFRGGFKESIIKVFNFTKAAPKKVVQAKQALIAPFEKKKPVAQIEHDNSLRKRMDSILKDDNKDKDETKKEGSLFASLNKIKPQNILKSKTVVEEKTDNIEQDDEDIEEAVIKPQIMRPSFDESNTVVRTAPDVEEEDPSEDVDSNTPREPQVKKILVTAPLNRMADTSSDNQYFNIVDTATEATIEKVSNEPDKAYFEQIITLLESKLTEFKIEGEIVNVLKGPVVDTFEFRPGAGVKVSKIAGLADDLSLALYGAPIRVVPAMMGKDTVGVEVPRNPRDIIYLDEVLSSKEFQNAKYSLPIAMGKNAFGESFVIDLATCPHMLVAGATGAGKSVFINSLLVSLLVKKSPKKMKLILIDPKQLEMALYAKLPHLLMPVVTDAKTASIALLWACQEMDRRYGILAEFGVRNISGFNEKLKRATPEMLAKIHHHYEDTTAEDYELPYIVIIVDEFADLVLTKAGKEIENNIARIAAKARAAGIHLVLATQRPSVDVITGVIKSNFPTRVAFRVSSRTDSSTILDKIGAERLLGKGDMLYKHGINTQRVHSSYVDEVEIEALTQKLEALESGFDEKAMEFLENGGEVETDEYSYGSHITPASSSSSGDSLYDEAVKVVMESRSASASMLQRRLRIGYNRAANLIEELEKRGVVGPAQGAKPRRVLVDGSSPTL; translated from the coding sequence ATGAAGAAAAATATCCTTAAAACTCAACTAGTTACCCTGTTTATCTTAACATTATTTTCATTTGTTTCTTTTTACTTTGGAAATGATCTACCGGATAACTACTTTACGATTACTTCTAATAATTCAGGAAATATTCTTAGCTATTATTTTTTCTCATTGGTTAAGTTTGGCTCTTACTTTAGTGGGCCTTGGATTTTGATTCCTTTCTTCGTTTTTGCTCTATGCCATACATTTATATATGACAGAAGAGAGTATATGGTGGATATCCTCAATTTTTTCCCATTACTTTTCTTTGCTGGAAGTATTTCATTTTTTCTATTTCAAGATGCTCTTGGAATTGGACTACAGTATATTTTCAAAAATTCATTTACTTCGCTTTGGTTAGGTATTTATAGCGGTGTCGCTTTTGGATTATTTCTTTTGGGTACTTTTAGAGGTGGATTTAAAGAGAGTATCATTAAAGTATTTAATTTTACTAAGGCCGCTCCTAAGAAAGTGGTTCAGGCCAAACAAGCTCTCATTGCTCCATTTGAGAAGAAGAAACCTGTTGCGCAAATTGAGCATGATAATAGTCTACGAAAAAGAATGGATAGCATTCTAAAAGACGATAATAAAGATAAGGATGAGACTAAGAAAGAGGGATCTTTATTTGCTTCTCTCAATAAAATTAAACCACAAAATATCTTAAAGTCTAAGACTGTTGTTGAAGAGAAAACTGACAATATTGAACAAGATGATGAGGATATTGAAGAAGCAGTAATTAAGCCACAAATTATGAGACCTTCATTTGATGAATCAAATACAGTCGTTCGTACAGCTCCTGATGTTGAAGAAGAAGATCCTAGTGAGGATGTTGATAGTAACACTCCTAGAGAGCCGCAAGTTAAGAAGATTCTTGTAACTGCTCCGCTTAATCGTATGGCAGATACCTCTAGTGATAACCAATATTTTAATATTGTCGATACTGCTACAGAGGCTACGATTGAGAAGGTTTCGAATGAACCTGATAAGGCGTATTTTGAGCAAATTATTACACTTCTTGAATCTAAGCTTACTGAGTTTAAGATTGAGGGTGAAATTGTTAACGTTTTAAAAGGTCCTGTTGTTGATACTTTTGAATTTAGACCAGGGGCCGGTGTTAAGGTTTCTAAGATTGCAGGATTAGCTGATGATTTATCCTTAGCACTCTATGGAGCACCTATTCGTGTTGTTCCTGCAATGATGGGGAAAGATACTGTCGGTGTTGAAGTCCCAAGAAATCCTCGTGATATCATATATTTAGATGAAGTTTTAAGTTCTAAAGAGTTCCAAAATGCTAAATATTCTCTGCCTATTGCGATGGGGAAGAATGCTTTTGGTGAATCTTTTGTTATCGATTTAGCTACTTGTCCACACATGCTTGTAGCAGGTGCTACAGGTGCAGGTAAGTCGGTATTTATTAATTCACTTCTTGTATCACTTCTAGTTAAGAAGTCTCCTAAGAAGATGAAATTAATTCTTATTGACCCTAAACAACTTGAAATGGCGCTATATGCTAAACTTCCACACTTATTAATGCCTGTTGTAACTGATGCAAAAACTGCTTCAATTGCGCTTTTATGGGCATGTCAGGAAATGGATCGTCGTTACGGAATTCTTGCTGAATTTGGTGTTAGAAATATTTCTGGATTCAATGAAAAACTCAAGAGAGCAACTCCAGAAATGCTTGCTAAGATTCACCATCACTATGAAGATACAACGGCCGAAGATTACGAATTACCATATATCGTTATTATTGTAGACGAGTTTGCTGACCTGGTACTTACTAAGGCCGGTAAAGAAATTGAAAATAATATCGCACGTATTGCAGCTAAAGCACGTGCCGCAGGAATTCACTTAGTTCTAGCAACTCAAAGACCTTCTGTTGATGTTATTACTGGTGTTATCAAGTCTAACTTCCCAACTCGTGTTGCCTTTAGAGTATCTTCAAGAACTGACTCAAGTACTATTCTTGATAAAATTGGGGCTGAGAGACTTCTTGGGAAAGGGGATATGCTTTACAAACACGGTATTAATACTCAGCGTGTTCACTCTTCATATGTAGATGAAGTAGAAATCGAAGCCTTAACTCAAAAACTTGAAGCGCTTGAATCAGGATTCGATGAAAAAGCAATGGAATTTCTTGAGAATGGTGGTGAAGTTGAAACAGATGAATACTCTTATGGTTCACATATCACACCTGCATCTTCATCAAGTTCAGGTGATTCTCTTTATGATGAAGCTGTTAAAGTCGTAATGGAATCTCGCTCGGCGTCAGCTTCTATGCTGCAAAGAAGATTGAGAATTGGTTACAATAGAGCAGCAAATCTTATTGAAGAACTTGAAAAGCGCGGGGTAGTAGGACCTGCTCAGGGCGCTAAGCCGCGTCGCGTTCTTGTTGATGGAAGTTCACCAACTCTATAA
- the rpsB gene encoding 30S ribosomal protein S2 — protein MSELNINDLLKAGAHFGHQTHKWNPKMKPYVFGERNGIYIVDLAKTIPLAKKAYDFLKKTSSEGKPILFVATKRQASETVKNAAASCGAYYVTNRWLGGMLTNYKTINLSIDKLRKVEKMKETGDFELLTKKERIKVGKEVEKLEKNLGGIKDMRKLPGALVVVDPNNERIAVKEANKLGIPVVAIVDTNCDPEGVDYVVPGNDDAIKSITLFSDYFAGAIASNAGKSKSAGNQVTDKALEEEILSKYENDIDLAGEEE, from the coding sequence ATGTCAGAATTAAACATTAATGATCTTTTAAAAGCAGGTGCACACTTTGGTCACCAGACTCACAAGTGGAACCCAAAAATGAAGCCATATGTATTTGGTGAGAGAAACGGTATCTACATTGTTGACCTTGCTAAAACAATTCCATTAGCAAAAAAAGCTTATGACTTCCTTAAGAAAACTTCTTCTGAAGGTAAGCCAATTCTTTTCGTAGCTACAAAAAGACAAGCTTCAGAAACTGTTAAGAATGCTGCTGCATCTTGTGGTGCATACTACGTAACTAACAGATGGCTAGGTGGGATGCTTACAAACTACAAAACAATCAACCTTTCAATCGATAAACTAAGAAAAGTTGAAAAGATGAAAGAAACAGGTGACTTCGAGTTACTAACTAAGAAAGAAAGAATCAAAGTTGGTAAAGAAGTTGAAAAGCTAGAGAAAAACCTTGGTGGTATCAAGGATATGAGAAAGCTTCCAGGTGCTCTTGTTGTTGTTGATCCAAACAATGAAAGAATTGCTGTAAAAGAAGCTAACAAGCTAGGTATTCCTGTTGTTGCAATCGTTGATACTAACTGTGATCCAGAAGGTGTTGACTACGTTGTTCCAGGTAACGACGATGCAATCAAATCGATCACTCTATTCTCTGATTACTTTGCAGGTGCAATTGCATCAAATGCTGGTAAATCTAAGTCTGCTGGTAACCAAGTTACTGATAAGGCACTAGAAGAAGAAATTCTTTCTAAGTATGAGAACGACATCGATTTAGCTGGTGAAGAAGAATAA